One genomic region from Anabaena sp. PCC 7108 encodes:
- a CDS encoding DUF262 domain-containing protein encodes MSTIPTIESRNLSLSTIFQDFYIVPDFQREYVWQKDQVQKLLEDLFEGLGLDEGDTTLSEYFLGSIVVYPDSTDDKQTFQLIDGQQRLTTIYLIFCVIRDSIKKLGDNSKAIEGYLQGTTQSTDTGEDIDKPRLSLQYDSFGQKVINDYILDGQEPEKLLLQSSASADNIAKAWKVIKKYFSENLEEDIKLYKKVSTAIANRTKLIRIETPNLTNALKVFETINERGIGLTPVDLLKNYLFIHTAKEQARDRHWQALTKKWEELLKLLYENKQQPLQFLRYYLMSHYEVDLSNSFPEEEIYDWFLKYGEQQGIQSNPVKFLDDLILAADHYCKFSQGKNIDGSDNLHLKAIGKIQGRVKAHLLLLLGGHFLEKAIFEKLSYYIENLFFIISITRKTRRKDFNITREFAIWSRELRCVKTIENLDDFVDKYFIPQITELKDEFQQSVSQTSGSNLAKYRLRYLLAKITQYVEKEAFGHSESLDFYLDKSITIEHILPQAKQDSYSSKLGNLTLLEKTINSSISDKNYQNKLLGYQQSKILITRSLAEKPHVGNNTQINRAMVSLGLIHFGMWDYEAINKRQEILVNIAMKVWGLDRLDIF; translated from the coding sequence ATGTCTACTATTCCTACTATTGAATCAAGAAACCTCAGTCTTTCAACAATCTTTCAGGATTTCTATATTGTCCCAGATTTTCAACGTGAATATGTCTGGCAAAAAGATCAGGTTCAAAAATTACTTGAAGATTTATTTGAAGGATTAGGTCTAGACGAAGGAGATACAACTTTATCCGAGTATTTTTTAGGTTCGATTGTTGTATATCCAGATTCTACTGATGATAAACAAACTTTTCAATTAATAGATGGTCAACAAAGACTCACTACTATATATCTGATTTTTTGTGTCATTAGAGATTCTATTAAAAAACTGGGTGATAATTCAAAAGCGATAGAAGGTTATTTACAAGGTACTACTCAAAGTACAGACACAGGCGAAGATATTGACAAACCTCGATTAAGTCTTCAATATGATAGCTTTGGGCAAAAAGTGATTAATGATTATATATTAGATGGACAAGAACCTGAGAAGTTATTACTACAATCTTCAGCGTCTGCTGATAATATAGCGAAAGCATGGAAAGTGATTAAAAAATATTTTTCAGAAAATTTAGAAGAAGATATTAAATTATATAAAAAAGTTTCGACAGCTATCGCCAACCGAACTAAATTAATTAGAATTGAAACCCCTAATTTAACAAATGCTTTAAAGGTTTTTGAAACAATTAATGAAAGAGGTATAGGATTAACTCCTGTTGATTTATTGAAAAATTACCTATTCATTCATACGGCGAAAGAACAGGCAAGAGACCGCCATTGGCAAGCTTTAACGAAAAAGTGGGAAGAACTTTTAAAATTACTCTATGAAAATAAACAACAACCTTTACAATTTTTACGATATTATTTGATGTCTCATTACGAGGTTGACTTATCAAATAGTTTTCCAGAAGAAGAAATTTACGATTGGTTTCTTAAATATGGAGAACAACAAGGTATTCAAAGTAATCCCGTGAAATTTCTCGATGATCTTATTTTAGCTGCTGATCACTATTGTAAATTTAGTCAGGGAAAAAATATTGATGGATCAGATAATTTACATTTAAAAGCTATTGGTAAAATCCAAGGTAGAGTCAAAGCTCATTTACTATTATTGCTAGGAGGACATTTTTTAGAAAAAGCTATTTTTGAAAAACTATCATATTATATTGAAAACTTATTTTTTATTATTTCTATTACTAGAAAAACTAGGCGAAAAGACTTTAATATTACTAGAGAATTTGCTATTTGGTCAAGGGAATTAAGATGTGTGAAAACTATTGAAAATCTAGATGATTTTGTTGATAAATATTTTATCCCTCAAATCACAGAATTGAAAGACGAATTTCAACAATCTGTAAGCCAAACTTCTGGATCAAATTTAGCGAAGTATCGGTTACGTTATTTATTAGCTAAAATAACTCAATATGTTGAAAAAGAAGCCTTCGGTCACTCTGAATCTCTAGATTTTTACTTAGATAAATCAATCACTATTGAACATATTTTACCTCAAGCTAAACAAGATTCTTATTCTAGTAAACTCGGTAATTTGACTTTATTAGAAAAAACTATAAATAGTTCTATTTCTGATAAAAACTATCAAAATAAACTATTGGGATATCAACAATCAAAAATATTGATTACTCGTTCCTTGGCTGAAAAACCTCATGTTGGTAATAATACACAAATAAATCGTGCAATGGTTAGTCTTGGACTAATTCATTTTGGAATGTGGGATTATGAAGCTATTAATAAACGTCAAGAAATTTTAGTTAATATCGCTATGAAAGTTTGGGGACTAGACAGACTAGACATCTTTTAG
- a CDS encoding glutamate-5-semialdehyde dehydrogenase, with amino-acid sequence MTVEVFDDFPEPIKSARRAYQTSLKLGITKGIDRSRAVLAMAQALKHSFDDILEANTLDLEASREMAVSELILDWLKLTPSRLENTVEILQRLGELSDPLRRVRTADYQQEDSQSYTQLMPLGVIGFIYEAFPDLGAIAAGFCIKTGNSVILKGSTEASHSNAAIVEVLQNAITEVGLPPGCIELVTSEHGASVRDLVTQDQYLSLVIPYGRSSLIQQVIKQATCPVLKSAMGNCYLYWSLNSSLEMVRWMILDSHESEPDPVNAIEKVLIHRQALPSSLSVLWNSLKDKGFELKADEELVEAFPQLQLAKEGEWGTPYLTKTVAFKLVDSLESAIAWINQYSSSHADCIVTESYQESRQFALGVNSASTYINASPRFSRNSSRGDAVFLGMSNQKGHRRGFISLETLTTVKHIVQGNGRF; translated from the coding sequence ATGACCGTTGAAGTTTTTGATGATTTTCCTGAACCTATCAAGAGTGCTAGACGCGCTTATCAAACTTCCCTGAAGTTAGGTATCACTAAGGGAATAGATCGGAGTCGTGCTGTGTTGGCAATGGCACAAGCACTAAAACATTCATTCGACGACATTCTTGAAGCCAATACATTGGATTTAGAAGCAAGTCGAGAAATGGCAGTATCAGAGTTGATTTTAGATTGGTTGAAGCTAACTCCCTCAAGGTTAGAGAATACAGTGGAGATTCTCCAACGCTTAGGGGAATTATCAGATCCCTTGCGACGGGTGAGAACTGCCGATTATCAACAGGAAGACTCCCAAAGTTATACTCAGTTGATGCCTTTGGGAGTAATTGGATTTATTTATGAGGCTTTTCCTGATTTGGGTGCGATCGCAGCTGGTTTTTGTATTAAAACTGGTAATAGTGTGATTCTCAAAGGTAGTACAGAAGCTAGTCATTCTAACGCGGCGATTGTAGAAGTACTGCAAAATGCTATTACTGAAGTTGGTTTACCACCAGGCTGTATAGAATTAGTTACATCTGAACATGGTGCTTCTGTTCGAGATTTAGTGACTCAAGACCAGTATCTCAGTTTAGTTATTCCCTATGGACGTTCTAGCTTAATCCAACAGGTAATAAAACAAGCAACTTGTCCGGTTTTAAAGTCAGCGATGGGTAATTGTTACCTATACTGGTCGCTCAATAGTAGCTTGGAAATGGTGCGCTGGATGATTCTCGATAGTCATGAGAGTGAACCAGATCCAGTCAACGCCATTGAAAAGGTTCTTATTCATCGTCAAGCTTTACCATCTTCCTTGTCTGTGTTGTGGAATAGTTTAAAGGATAAAGGCTTTGAACTCAAAGCAGATGAGGAATTAGTAGAAGCTTTTCCCCAGTTGCAGTTAGCGAAAGAGGGAGAATGGGGAACGCCATATTTAACGAAAACAGTAGCTTTTAAATTGGTGGATAGCTTAGAAAGTGCGATCGCTTGGATTAATCAATATAGTAGCAGTCATGCTGATTGCATCGTCACAGAATCTTACCAAGAAAGTCGGCAATTTGCTTTAGGAGTCAACAGCGCCTCCACCTACATCAATGCTTCCCCTCGGTTTTCCCGCAACTCTTCACGGGGAGATGCAGTATTTTTGGGAATGTCGAATCAAAAAGGACATCGCCGGGGATTTATTAGTTTGGAGACTTTGACGACTGTGAAGCATATTGTCCAGGGGAATGGACGGTTTTAG
- the ribH gene encoding 6,7-dimethyl-8-ribityllumazine synthase: MAVFEGNFTQTEPLRFAMVIGRFNDLVTLKLVEGCQDCLKRHGINPDPQGNQVDYVWVPGSFEVPTVARQLALSHRYDAIICLGAVIKGQTPHFDYVSSEVAKGIAAASFQTGVPVIFGILTTDTMQQALERAGIKSNHGWDYAMNAIEMASLMRNLRSNLAEPYARNAQTLPAAIQNPVESEVV, from the coding sequence ATGGCAGTTTTTGAGGGAAATTTTACTCAAACAGAGCCTTTGCGGTTTGCAATGGTGATTGGTCGATTCAATGACTTAGTTACTCTCAAACTTGTAGAAGGATGTCAAGATTGTCTGAAACGTCATGGTATAAATCCCGATCCTCAAGGCAATCAAGTAGACTATGTTTGGGTTCCAGGCAGCTTTGAAGTTCCTACCGTGGCTCGGCAGTTGGCGCTCTCCCATCGTTATGATGCCATAATTTGTCTGGGTGCGGTGATTAAAGGACAAACGCCCCATTTTGATTATGTCTCATCTGAAGTAGCTAAGGGTATTGCTGCTGCCAGCTTTCAAACAGGCGTACCCGTGATTTTTGGCATTTTGACAACGGACACGATGCAACAAGCATTAGAGCGAGCCGGAATTAAAAGTAATCACGGCTGGGATTATGCCATGAATGCTATAGAAATGGCCAGCCTGATGCGTAATTTACGCTCTAACCTAGCAGAACCTTATGCTCGGAATGCTCAAACCCTTCCAGCTGCAATCCAAAATCCCGTGGAGTCAGAGGTGGTTTAG
- the psbZ gene encoding photosystem II reaction center protein PsbZ, producing MTLVFQFALVSLVLMSFVLVIGVPVAYATPQNWVESKKLLWVGSGVWTILVVLVGILNFFVV from the coding sequence ATGACCTTAGTATTCCAATTTGCTTTAGTATCTCTAGTTCTAATGTCTTTTGTCTTGGTGATTGGCGTTCCTGTCGCTTATGCAACCCCTCAAAATTGGGTTGAATCGAAAAAGCTACTGTGGGTTGGTTCTGGAGTTTGGACGATCTTAGTGGTTTTAGTCGGGATATTAAACTTTTTTGTGGTGTAG